The window TTGTTTTCGTCCCCAGCCCCTTATTcttgtccccaaacccccattttcatcccaaatccccccgtTTTTTGTCCCCAAGCCGTTGTTTTCCCCGCCAGCCCCCCGTCCCTCCCCTGTGCCCGGCAGGGCGCTGGCCGTACCTGCGGCCCGGGATCCCTCGGGGGGCACTTCCAGCCCTTCCGCCCCGGCCCGGGCGAGCGGCCCGagggtcccggtgccggggggaaggaggaggaggagaaggaggaagagcgGGCGGACATTTCGTGGCGGCTCCGCCCGGCGGGGCGGGACGGGCCGGGGCAGCCATGGCGGAGCGGGGCCGAGgtgaggggacaagggacagcgacagggacaggTCTGGGGGGCAGAAGAGGCTGGAGCGGGTCAGAGGGAGGAGGAACTCCCGATCCCACTGAACCCCACGGCGCCTCTTGCAGTGCCCCGATTTCTCCCCTATAGCCCGGGaattacccccccccccccccctccataAACCCTAATTGCCTACCTGGGCCCCTTTTGGGGTCCTGGGCTGCCCCCCCAACCCCTAATTGCCGCCCGAAACCCTTAATTTCCCCCCTTGAACCCCTAAGTGCCCCTTTGAGCCCCCAGCTTCCCCCACAGCCCCTAATTGCCCCAGAACCCCTAATCCCCCCCCCCCCGGACCCCACCTGCCCCACAATGGGGGGCAATGCCGAGAGACCCCAACACGGCCGAGAGGGAAACGGCCCCGGATCTGCCGGGTTTCACCCAAATCTCACCCCTGGGTGTCACTGGCCACGGaactccacagctgctgctgagccaTGGTGGCAATCCAGGGTGCAAGTCTGGTTCTCGCCCTGGCGCGTTTGGGGGAAGTCTGTGGTGTTTTGGTCACATTTTCAGAGGGTTCCACAGTGCAAaccacacgaggaggggctgtgacaggaacagagctgtgctgtggcagggcagggatgatgTGGGCTCATTGTTCCTCTCTCCAGGGCAGAGTCCGAGCGCCATGGAGGACCTGCTGGACGTGGAGAACAAGCGGATGGCCGACAGCCTGGCCAGCAAGGTCACCAGGCTGAAGTCGGTGAGTGCCGAGGTCACAGCGGGTGTTGAGCTGAAGGACAGGCTCTGATTACCTGGGAGTCCTGCAGGGGATCACCAAACcatggaaaggtttgggttggaaaggaccttaaggcTCATCCAGTCTCAccccttcccatgggcaggggcaccttccactagaccaggttgctccaagccctgtccagcctgagcACAGGGGTGTTGCTAAGCTCACTCCTCAGGGAAATATTCATGAAAAAAAGGCAGGTAGAAtaattttggaaaatacctgTGTCTCTGTGTAGCTGTTCTTAAAGCTGGTTTGCTCCTATTAACATCAAACACTTTGATTTAGAGCTTTGAGCTCTATATTATTATTAAAAGTTTAGTACAAACCACGAAAGAACACAATGACTCACTGTGTAAAAGGGCAGGTTGAATTCCTGCCATTGTGTCCCAGGGTTTAAACTCCCCTCTCTAGCTGGCAGATTTAGACAGGCAGGCTTTATTTTCAGAACTGGAAAACTTCACctgcctggcagggaaattccatTTTCCTTGTTCCTGCACCAGACAAGCCCCTGCATGTCTGTTGGAACTGGGAAAGCAGCACCTTGTTTAAATAATTCACATTTCAGATTTTAAAGGTTCTCTGGACATTAAAAGCTCACTAATGCCCATTTCCTGccttgccctgcagctggctctggATATTGACAAGGATGCTGAGGAACAGAACCGCTATCTGGATGGCATGGTAAGGACCTGGGAGACAGGACAGACAGACGGGGCTTTCTGTGCAAATCAGGGAACTGGGATGAGAGGTGGGATGGCAAAAACACTGAAGGGAGAAGCCCTAAATCAGcactgggattgttggggtgtcccgTGTAGGGCTTGGAGCTGGACTGGCTCATCCCTGTGAATCCCTCGGGACTCGGGATGTTCCCTTGGGAAACTTAGGAAGTTCCATGATTCTGCAAGGCCTCCAAGGTGTCCTTTCCCACCAGGACTCGGATTTCCTGAGCGTGACCGGGCTGCTGACGGGCAGCGTGAAGCGCTTCTCGGGCATGGCGCGCTCCGGCCGCGACAACCGCCGGCTGCTCCTGGCCGTGTCCGTGGCCCTCATCCTCATCTTCTTCATCCTCTActacctggtgtcccgggcagggacctgagcccagcctgggaggtGGCACAGGCTGGACCCCACCATCCACAGACCTGCCCACACGTTTTCCAGAGGAGCCTCCAGCCACACCTCCACCTTCCCAGTGATTTTCCTCCCTCGCCGCTCTGGCTGGGCCCAGACTGCTCTTCCAAAACAAGTTTGGCTCCAAAGGGATCTTCGTGtctaatgggattttggggtcatggCTCTGGCTATGACCTCCTGCCTTGTCCACATCCTGTGGGCTGTTCCTAAGGGCCACTTCCACGTCACTTCCTTCAATGAAAACCAGGAACTAACAAATCCAATGACTTGTGGATACTCCATCCATAACCCAGCTGAGCTCTGCGAGCTGTACGATTTAGGATGCTGACTTATGGGATTTGGGAGTACCAGTGTGTGACTGACATTCCATGTGGCCACtctccatttccctgggctgaAAGGAAACCTGTGCTGTTGCAGGGAAGAGATGCAGGGGAGCAGAACTTTCATTAAATCCTGGCTTGGTTTTCTTCATCATCCTTGTGGGCAAACTGGGCTGGACCCTGTGGGAAGGGAGGGCCACAGTCCATAACCACACGGATTTGCACTTGTGTGGAACCTTCCAGAACCTTCCCACACATGTGCAAATTTAGTTGCTAAATCAGGGTAAAGAAATCCGGTGGCAGAAGGTCCAGTTAATTGTGGTTACTGTGCCACCCTGGTTTTAGAGCACTTTGTGGAGATGTAGTGCCAATAAAACGGAGGTTGAGGTGAGGTGGAATTCCCCTCTCAGTGCTGTCAGGAGTGAAGGGAAATCAAGGAGGGATTTGCTGATTTGTTTATGCATTTACAAGGTACAAAAGGAACCCCTACCTTGCTTATTTCCTTCTCTCTTCCTGTAACAGGAAGGGCTCAGCCATTCCTCCTCCTCTGATTTAGACTCTCCAGCAAACCCTCTTCATGGATGGATGGCTGAGTGTTCctttgctttttccctgttcccttgggcTGACTTGGGTCCACAGCTATGAAGGGAATGTTGTCCCACGTACCAAACTGCTCACAAAACACACCCTGGATTAGGTGTGCTCTTTTCCATGTTTGGGAAAAAATGTGCAGGAAAGGCAAGGAGCAAGGAGGCACCAGGAACTTCCTCTGGCTCTTCCTGCTTTCCTGGTGCAacgtggcagctctgggctcttcCTTTGGGAAGAATCGATGGCCTGTGGTTCCTGGAGCAGGTGACTCCGGATGAAAGGACCCTGGAGCAGCCCGGCCCTCACTCTGGCGGGGTTTCTTTTGCCTTTTCTGCTGTAAATAAAGCTGATTTTAGACCTTTTAGCCCAGATGTTTGTTCCTTGTGCAAGGTGCAATGTCAGTCACCTGGTAGTACCTGTGGCCTCACAGCCCAATTCCAGCGTCACCGggagccaccccggggctggaggGGGACCCTCGGGTGGGGTGGGGGActcacagggacactggggaggccTGCGGATAGGTGGACAGTGGTGAAAATGGCCCCGGGTTGGGGGCGCCAGCGGCCTCTCGCCCCTCGAGGGTCGGTGTCTCCACCCATGTCTGAGGCCTCACGGCAGTCCTGTCCCCATGGCGCAGCAGGACAGGGCCGCGCCGGCTCCGTCCCCGTGGCAGCCGTCCCGGGCCTCGGTAACTGGGCCCCGCCATGTCCGGTCCCGCTGTCTCGTCACCATGGCAACCGGGTGTCGCATCGGAAGTGTCGTAAGGGACAGGCCGGAAGTGACTGCTGGGGCGGAAGCGGCGGCGCGATGGCGGCGGCGACAGCGGGAAGCGGGGCCGAGAGCGGGGCCgcgggcagccccgaggccaccGGCGGCAGCACCGGGAGCGGCGGGTGGCGGCGCCCCCACGGGCCGCTCCAGCGCTACTATGGCCCGTCCACTGCCGAGGCGGCCGAGGCGCCTCCGGACCCCACCGACATCAACGGGCCCCACTTCGACCCGGAGGTGTTCATGACCAAGGTGGGCACGGAGACCCCTCCCGCGGGCACCGCCACCTTTGCGACAGCTCCGAGGGGCCCCGGAATGTCCCCGCGGGACCACGTCACGAGGCATCTCGATGGGTGGCCCCGGTCCTGGCGGGGGAGAACCGTAGGGCCCCCAGAACCTTCGGGGCCCGAGGATCCTGAGGGGATCCCATAGAGGCCCTGTTCGAGCACCTTATGGATCTGCTCCCCTGGGGAAACTGATTCCGTGCGGGAATGGTGctgaggtgctcagcagcagctggatcgGGGCAGttagcagggcaggggaggctccTGGGGATCACTTCCATATCCCGGGAGGAATCCAGGGGGAACAGTCAGGGAtcctgcagggcaggggagggtcTCAGATGTACTATGGAGAGCGGTTGATCTCAATTAGGGGGCTCCGGAGTGGGCAGTGTAGAGAAGCAGGAGCAGATGTGTATCCGTTGTCCCCTCAGGTGCGCAGCGAGTGTCCTCTGGGACAGCTCCTGGCCCGCGAGGCCGCACTGAGCCGGGAGATCCGCGCCCTGGACAGCGACATGCAGACCCTGCTGTACGAGAACTACAACAAGTTCATCTCCGCCACTGGTGAGCTGTTCCCTCTGGAGCCTGCTGATGGCAGtggtgggaaatggggatttgggagGGTTCACTCTGAAATCTGCTGATGGCAACAATGGGAAGTGGGATTTGGAGGTGTTCACTCTGGAGCCTGCTGATGGCAGGAATGGCAAATGGGGATTTGGAGGTGTTCACTCTGGAGCCTGCTGATGGCAGCAATGGGAAATGGGATTTGGGAGGGTTCACTCTGAAATCTGCTgatggcagcactgggaagtggggatttgggggtgttccctctggcagcactgggaagctgccCCGGGCCATGTGGTGCTTCACTCTGGAGATCAGTGACCTGCAGTAACCAGCCTTCTCTGGGGTTATGGCTGTGCTGTGTTAAtcctgggtgggctgggggggtcCTGGGCAGTCGAGGGACCTGGCACTTGGCTCGTGTCCTCCAGACACCATCCGGAAGATGAAGGTGGATTTCCGGCACATGGAGGCGGAGATGGACGACCTGGCGGCCAACATGGCGGCCATCAGCGCCTCGAGCGCCCGCGTCAGCGCCGCGCTGCAGGACCGGCACCGCCGCGGCGCCCAGCTGGCCGGTACggagcggggccgtgcggggGCACATTTATTGGGGTGAATCGtgtggggcagagggacagaTCTGTGGGGTGGAGATCCAGCAGGTGGTCCCACCGCTGTGCCTTATGCTGCTGTGCGCCCACCACTGACTCCGTGTCCCTGCAGGGGTGCAGGCGCTGCTGCGGAAGCTGCAGGCGCTGGTGGAGGTGCCGGGGCGGCTGCGGCGCTGGGCGGGCACGGAGCCGGCGCGGGCCCTGCGCTGCCACGCCCGCGCCCGCGCCGTGCTGCGCCACTACCGGCACCTGCCCTCCTTCCGCGCCATCGAGGACGAGAGCCACGCCATCATGGCCGAGCTGGCCCAGCGCCTGCGCACACGCCTCCGGTGCGTTCACCCAGAGCCTGCTGAGGGCAGCGCTGGGAAATGCGGGTTTGGGGGTGCTCGCTCCAGAGCCTGCTGATGACTCCTATTGCTTATTCCCTGTTTTCTGCCATCGGCCACCAGGGAGGAGACGCTGGACCCCAAGGAGCTCACCGAGTGCGTGGAGATGCTTCTGCAGCTGGAGGAGCCGGCCGAGGAGCTGAGCGAGGAGTTCCTGAGCCAGGCGGGCGCGCGCCTCGAGGCCGAGCTGGCGGCGCTGGAGGCCGAGCTGCCCGCGGCCGACCCCTCGGGCACGGCCAccacgccgccgccgcccgcctccGACATCCTGGACTTCGTGGATCGCGGCAGCTCGGCCTTCGTGGGCACGCTGTGCCAGCTGGCCGGCTCGTACCGCGCGCTCTTCGGCGGGGACACGGGGCGCCTGGAGCCCTTCGCCGCCGCGCTGGCCACCCGCTACTTCGCGCTGCTGGAGCGGCGGCTGGCGCTGGAGCGCGGCCTGGGCGACACCTCCCTGCTGGTGCGGGCGCTCGACCGCTTCCACCGCCGGCTGCGcgcgctgctggagctgctgcccgcAGGCGCCGACGCCGCCACCGCACTGGTGGCCCGGGCCGCCCGCGAGCGCGTCGACCGCTACCTGCGCGCCCTGCAGACCTTCTTCCTGGGCTGCCTGGGTGACGTGCGCCAGGCGCTGGCTGCCCCTCGGCCCCCCGGCAAGGAGGGGCCTGGCCTGCCcgacctgctggc is drawn from Melospiza melodia melodia isolate bMelMel2 chromosome 6, bMelMel2.pri, whole genome shotgun sequence and contains these coding sequences:
- the BET1L gene encoding BET1-like protein yields the protein MAERGRGQSPSAMEDLLDVENKRMADSLASKVTRLKSLALDIDKDAEEQNRYLDGMDSDFLSVTGLLTGSVKRFSGMARSGRDNRRLLLAVSVALILIFFILYYLVSRAGT
- the VPS51 gene encoding vacuolar protein sorting-associated protein 51 homolog, which translates into the protein MAAATAGSGAESGAAGSPEATGGSTGSGGWRRPHGPLQRYYGPSTAEAAEAPPDPTDINGPHFDPEVFMTKVRSECPLGQLLAREAALSREIRALDSDMQTLLYENYNKFISATDTIRKMKVDFRHMEAEMDDLAANMAAISASSARVSAALQDRHRRGAQLAGVQALLRKLQALVEVPGRLRRWAGTEPARALRCHARARAVLRHYRHLPSFRAIEDESHAIMAELAQRLRTRLREETLDPKELTECVEMLLQLEEPAEELSEEFLSQAGARLEAELAALEAELPAADPSGTATTPPPPASDILDFVDRGSSAFVGTLCQLAGSYRALFGGDTGRLEPFAAALATRYFALLERRLALERGLGDTSLLVRALDRFHRRLRALLELLPAGADAATALVARAARERVDRYLRALQTFFLGCLGDVRQALAAPRPPGKEGPGLPDLLATLAASVLGQLKAVLAYVQLFTARDVAFASLPYFKGEFCVTAVREGLVVAFVRWLCRTARGFADGPAERGAPAAPPALLLLLARLCLDYENSTISYILILTDEQFPPQDSGPAVTPGPALCAEARAAAQRLLDHYVQVQGAAVAQMLRKSVETRDWLGTVEPRNVRAVMKRVVEDITAIDVQVGQLFEEGVRRAQSSDSSRRAFSVYSSSRAPGRYAPSYTPSAPMDTHLLSNIQKLFSERIDIFSPVEFNKVSVLTGIIKISLKTLLECVRLRTLGRFGLQQVQVDGHYLQLYLWRFASDERVVQGLLDEVAASAAHRCLDPVPMEHSVVELICERG